Proteins co-encoded in one Leptolyngbya sp. FACHB-261 genomic window:
- a CDS encoding alpha/beta hydrolase, with protein MALSEFPASGKDDERSHCSLPSFEAPMQITSKQKVSFQRDNLKLVGHLFTPTDFDNTLKYPALICQGSVSSVKEMMPDNYARLLAREGFVVLSFDYASYGESEGVPRKNENVASKLKDLQSAVSYLQTLPFVGRIGMVGICTSGGNAAYLAASDDRLSALATVVPWMYEPALAEPFWGKETLETNRNRAEGARQRFEQTGEFLTTQIFTNTPDVEGFNLTPGEYYFDLHRGGAIANWKNEIFWGAWDEWVEVFDPISQAPKIKIPVLVFSTDDALIPAQARKFYDLVQSEKELVWSEGYHFNFYDVAPEMYKAVDAVVPFMQKHLT; from the coding sequence ATGGCACTGAGCGAATTCCCAGCATCCGGGAAGGATGATGAGCGATCGCACTGTTCATTACCTTCTTTTGAGGCTCCCATGCAAATTACCAGTAAACAAAAAGTTAGTTTCCAACGAGATAATTTGAAATTAGTGGGACATCTATTTACTCCTACTGATTTTGATAACACGCTCAAATACCCAGCGCTGATTTGTCAAGGCTCAGTTAGCTCGGTGAAAGAAATGATGCCTGACAATTACGCTCGTTTGTTAGCCCGTGAAGGCTTTGTCGTTCTTAGTTTTGATTACGCCTCTTACGGGGAAAGTGAAGGGGTACCGCGAAAAAATGAGAATGTTGCAAGCAAGTTAAAAGATCTCCAGTCAGCAGTTTCCTACTTACAAACCTTGCCGTTTGTCGGCAGAATTGGCATGGTGGGAATTTGTACGTCTGGAGGGAATGCTGCCTATCTTGCGGCTAGCGACGATCGCCTTTCTGCTCTGGCTACCGTTGTTCCTTGGATGTATGAACCAGCACTAGCAGAACCCTTTTGGGGTAAGGAAACGCTGGAAACAAATCGCAACCGCGCTGAAGGGGCTCGCCAGCGGTTTGAGCAAACTGGTGAATTTTTAACCACTCAAATTTTTACAAATACACCTGACGTTGAAGGCTTCAATCTCACACCTGGTGAGTATTACTTCGATCTGCATCGAGGTGGAGCGATCGCTAACTGGAAGAATGAGATCTTTTGGGGTGCCTGGGACGAATGGGTAGAAGTATTTGACCCAATTAGTCAAGCTCCTAAGATCAAAATTCCGGTGCTGGTGTTTAGCACAGACGATGCCTTAATTCCTGCTCAGGCCCGCAAATTTTATGACTTGGTGCAAAGCGAGAAAGAACTGGTTTGGTCAGAGGGATACCACTTCAATTTCTATGATGTGGCT
- a CDS encoding aldo/keto reductase codes for MEMRFLGNSGLRVSALSFGTMTFGGGEFFEHMGATQVDEARRLIDLCIDAGVNLFDTADIYSQGKSEEVLGQAIGKRRHDVLIATKAFARMGDGANDVGLSRYHLIRACEDSLRRLGTDYIDLYQVHGFDALTPLEETLRALDDLVRSGKVRYIGCSNYSGWHLMKALGVSECKGLEPYVSQQIYYSLVARESEYELIPLSLDQGVGILVWSPLAFGFLTGKYRRGQSEPEDTRRAKLGDVGTLDLEKGYDIVDVLDEIARDRNVTIPQVALNWLLHQPGISSVIIGARNEQQLKDNLGAASWKLTPDEVKRLNEVSEVPAIYPYWHQQKYGTERIPSIREG; via the coding sequence ATGGAAATGCGGTTCTTAGGCAACTCAGGGCTGCGTGTCTCAGCGTTGAGCTTTGGCACGATGACCTTTGGCGGCGGTGAGTTCTTTGAGCACATGGGCGCAACGCAAGTGGATGAGGCCCGGCGGCTGATTGACCTTTGTATTGATGCAGGTGTGAATCTGTTTGATACTGCTGATATCTACTCTCAAGGTAAATCAGAAGAAGTTTTGGGACAGGCGATCGGCAAACGTCGCCACGATGTTTTAATTGCCACGAAAGCCTTTGCGCGGATGGGCGATGGTGCAAATGATGTCGGGCTTTCACGTTATCACTTAATTCGTGCCTGTGAGGACAGCCTGAGGCGATTAGGCACCGATTACATTGATTTGTACCAGGTGCACGGATTTGATGCACTCACGCCTCTGGAAGAGACTTTACGAGCACTGGATGATCTAGTTCGAAGTGGCAAGGTGCGCTACATCGGCTGCTCCAACTACTCCGGCTGGCATTTAATGAAAGCCTTAGGTGTGTCGGAATGCAAAGGTTTAGAGCCGTATGTGTCACAGCAGATCTATTACTCGCTGGTGGCACGAGAATCGGAGTATGAACTCATTCCACTGAGCCTCGATCAGGGCGTTGGTATTTTGGTTTGGAGTCCGCTTGCCTTTGGCTTCCTTACAGGCAAATATCGTCGTGGCCAGTCAGAACCGGAAGACACGCGGCGCGCCAAACTTGGCGATGTAGGGACGTTGGATTTAGAAAAAGGCTATGACATTGTGGACGTATTGGATGAGATTGCCCGCGATCGCAATGTCACCATTCCTCAAGTTGCGCTCAACTGGCTCTTGCATCAGCCTGGCATTAGCTCCGTGATCATTGGCGCACGCAACGAACAACAGTTGAAAGACAATCTTGGAGCCGCTAGTTGGAAACTCACCCCGGATGAAGTCAAGCGCCTAAACGAAGTCAGCGAAGTTCCTGCCATCTACCCATACTGGCATCAGCAGAAGTATGGCACTGAGCGAATTCCCAGCATCCGGGAAGGATGA